GAgatttgcttccattttcatCATCGAGACTTTAAtcattatctctttttaaaaatttttaaaaatatttatttatttttgagagagagacagagacagagcacaagcaggggaggagctgaatctgaatctgaagcaggctccagggtctgaactgtcagcacagagccagatgtgaggctcaaactcatgaaccaagagatcatgacctgagccgaagtcggaagcttaaccgactgagccacccaggcgcccctatcgttatctttttttaacattatttttaccTCAAAGTTTCTTTTGTGTTCTGAACCTGCTTTAATGGGAAGCATAGAAATTCCCATAATccctggggggtgcctggatggctcaattgtttaagcatccagctcttgatatctgttcaggtcgtgatcttgtggtagtgagatctagccccacgtggggctccgcactggcagcatggagcctgcttgggactgtctctctccctctttctccctgtcctccACTCATGCGTATGTGTgcgcgtgttctctctctctctctcaaaataaataaatgcaaaaaaaaaaaaaaaaaaaaaagaaattcccatcATCTTAGgatcagaaatttttaaaaacattttattatggaaaattttaaacatatacaaaagtagaaCAGTATAATGAATCCCCACATACCCATCACTCAGCATCTACTATTTCCAGCAAGTGCCCAATCTTTCATCTATATGGGAATCAGGATACTTTTTGTAAAGAGCAGCATAGtatatattttcagctttgctgGCCGCATTTGGTCTTggttgaatattcttttttttttttttatatatatataatcctctgaaaatgtaaaaaccattcttaattTGGCAATAATGAAGAGTGAaatgctgatacatgctacaacatagatgaatcttgaaaTTATTCTAACATTGCAAGTGGAGAAACATTAAGtggaaaaaagtcacaaaataccacatgctgtatgattccacctatatGCATTTTCCACATTGGTcaaattttggagaaagaaagtagattagtggttgcctaaggTTTGGGGGCATGGGAGAAGGGGAGGTAACTGCTAAagggtatgaggtttctttttggggtaatgaaCATGTTCCAAAATTGTGTTGATGGCTGCCAAACTCTATAAGTatactaaaaaatattatattgcacactttattttattttattttttaatttttttaacatttatttatttttgagacagagagagatagagcatgaacgggggagggtcagacagagagggagacacagaatcagaaacaagctccaggctctgagctgtcagcacagagcccaatgcagggctcgaactcatggaccgcgagatcatgacctgagctgaagtcggacccttaaccaactgagccacccaggcgccccatatattgcacactttaaatgggtgaattgtatggtatgtgaattgtgtgtcagtaaagatttttattttttgaaaaacacatacacaaacatttttaacttcTAGGCCATAACAAAAACAAGCTATGGGCTTTTTGCCTGCAGTGGATTCAGATATTGTTAGCCTGATCCATCCTTTATAAggttttctttcagcttttcacctAATGATTTTAGCAGTGCCTATTTTAGTAGGGTTTGAAAAATGGTACTATAgtaattctaacatttatttacttttcacttATTAGAAGTATGCTTCTATAAAGAACTTTCCTTCATCAACTGTTTGGTTATATTGGGGTTCAGTTTCTATAAGAAAGGCAGGATTAATGCTTGCTCTTTTTCTGCTGTTTACTGATTTTTGGGTAATGAGTTTATTTTCTATCCCCCAGTGAATTGTTTTATCAATATGAATCTAGATTTAGACATATTTGATGTGTTTTACTCCATTATGGTTATTCTTACTGATGCTCAGAGTGTCCTCTGTTTGGCTGGTATGAGCCTTTTCAAGCTGGATCCTGAGACTCTTTTGACATGATGCTGTAGTCCGATAGTTGATTTGCTTTCAGCATTCTTTTATTCTTGAAATTATCTTGATTTAAGCTACTTAAAATTATcttatacttttttaaagcttagaCACTCTTTGAAAAGATTGTTAATATCAATGAAGAGTCAGTGTTCCACTGTGATCAGTCCAGAAACTTATTTATTGTAAGTTACATCCCTATTCATGGAGAAGCAACCTTCTAATACAAATTTTCAGGAGATCTAGCTTAACTTGAATTAACTCTTAAATTTGGCTATCAGTAACACAATATGGGTTGCAGAATATAGTTGGGATTAAAAATAGAGTGTTATTCTGgttttataatttgatttctCTCAGTTTCTAAGAATCTTtgctatattttagaaaaaagtgTTAAGTTTActgtttcataaatgtttattttgaacgATAATTTTTGAGCAATGCTTCTTAAaactgttcttaatttttaatttttaaaagtttattgtatTGAGCaatgctttttttattattattatcataggTGCTGGTCGGATTGAATTATGTTCTGGCTTACTGGAAGGAGGAACCACACCTAGCATGGGTAAGTGTctggttttcatattttctagGAGGAGTTTATAGAGCCCAGAGACAATGGGTAATATGTTTTATTGAGATCTTTTACTAATGTTACTAATGTGTTAACTATGCTGTGGATATTGTATCAGTTAGAAATGCTTATGCTTATGAATAAATCTATCAAAGATGTGATCCTCATACAGTACATCAAAAAGTTGAGAGATAGGTAGTTACTATTGGTTTAGTTGCTCTGCAGTAATATCAAGGgccagggttttttttcttttctctttccatcctGGCATCCTTAGCATATTgacttttgtcttcatttcttccctcctgGTCTTTTTGCTGTTGTCATACATCTATCTTACTGCTATCTTCTATCtatgttaaaaatacatacactccacattactttttgtttaaaaagtcaattatctCTTAGAGTAAAAGAGAATCAGTGTAGTTACTATTTCTggtgttcttcattcctttgtgtaggtctgtgtttccatctgatttcattctctttcGGTCTGAAGTAattcttttaacaattttttgtaTTACAAGTatgctggtgatgaattctttcagcttttgtatgtCTCAAaacatctttctccatttttgaaagatatttttgctgggtgtagaattctaggttgacggtttttttttttttttctttcagtactttaaagatatttctCCACTGTCTTCTTGCTGGTGTTGTCTTTCGTATGAAATCTGCTATCATCCATACCTTGTGGAtttttggtggtggttttttgtttgtttgtttttggttttgcttttgcttttggttttatgtatgtctcttttttgtggttgctttaaaatttttttatttctggctttCAGCAATGTGATAACAATGTACCTGActatagttttcttcatgtttcttggaCCTGTgcatttatagttttcatcacaTTTAGAAAACTTTCAGCATTCAATATACTCTACCCCCTCCTTCAAAGATGTCACATACTTGTTTTAGGCTGCTTGAAGTTGTCCCACAACTCACTGATGAACTatgttgggtttgttttgttttgttttgttttgttgagacagagagaaagcgtgagtgggagaggagcagagagagagggagacacagaatcagaagcaggctgtcagcaaagagcctgacatggggcttgaactcctgaaccgtgagatcatgacctgagccaaagtcaggcgcttagccaattgagccacccaggcgcccctctctttttttctttttaatctcctttttctctgtgtttcattttgcatAGATCCTATTggtttgttttcaagtttactaATCTTTTCCCTGCAATGTCTAATCTGACATTAATCCCACACTGTGTGTTTTTCATCTCACACATTATAGTTTTCGTTTCTAGAAGTTTAATTTGAGGCTATTATATCAAGCGTGTTGTTTCTGAACTCTTGAACATTTGGAGTAAAGTTATGGTGGCTGTTTTAATGACTTGgctgctaattctaacatctgtatGAGTTCTAGGTTGGTTTCATTTGATTGGTTTATCATCTCATGATGCATCTTGTGTTCCTGcctgataattttttattggcttccagacattaattttattttgttgggtCCTGGATATGTTTGCATTCCTATAAACATTCTCAAGCAGTTACGTTATTTGGAAACAATTTGTTCTTTTTGGGTCCTGGCTTTAAAGTTTGTTAAGCAGGTCTGGAGCAGTGGTCAGTCTAGAGTTAATTATTCCCCACTACCAAAAGCAAGAACCTTCTGTGTTCTCTATCCAGTGCCCCATGAATCTTCAACTTTTCCTATATGCCTGTTGGGAATAGGTGTTATTTTTGGTGCACCAGGTGTGAATGACAGGCActatttctttctaattcttttcagtggatttttttcccctggcccTTGTATGGTTTCCTTGCATATATGCACTCATCACTACTGAGCTGAATATTAGAAGGGGATTCTCTTCAAATCtccagatttctctttctcttcccactggTACTTTCTCCTGTGAACTCTAGTCATTTGGTCTCCCTGGACTCTCAGTTTTGTCTCTTCAACTCAGAGAATTCTCTGACCTCCACCTGGGTTCCCCCTTTCTATACTGCAGCCTAGAAAACCCTCAAGGTAGTAATTTGGATTAAATAAAGAGCTTATCTCGTTTGTTTCCCATCTTTCAGGCATCATTGTTCTTTGTTGCTTGACATACAATGTCTTTCaaaccattgtttcatatatttttcatattcatatgTGTTTTTTGGTTATTATAGGTAGGAGGATAAATCCAGTTCCTGTTACTCTGTCTTGGTCAAAAGCAGAAGTCCCTGTATGAATTTTTGACTCTTCTATGTTACTGTGAGGTTGATGATAGCATTATTTAGTATAAAGGTTTATATGTGCTGTAGACCTTTGGAATCTTCTCACTAAGGGAGGGCATTCCCTGGCCATTCTGTGAAATCCCCAGACCATCTCTAAATTTGAATGCAATCTGTTCTTTGCAGTCGTAATCATGATTCATTGCTTGGTGCTGGGCATATTGCTATTCCATGCAAAATTGGGGATCTTTTAGCAAGGAAAAAGAAGTAAGTTCATAAACACAATGGCACTTGTCACAGAAATTATACAAACGGTTCCCAACAGATGATGGTTTGGCTTATGATTTTTTGAGTTTGCAATGGTGTGAAAGtaatatgcattcagtagaaactgtactttgaattcTAAACTTTTCCTAGGCTAGCCATTTGTGGTATGGTACTCTCATATGATGCTGGgcagccacagctcccagtcagccatgcGATCACGAGGGTAAACAACCAATACACTTAAACCATTCTGTATCTATgtaaccattctgtttttcactttcagtactgtattcaataaattacatgagatattcaacactgtATTATAAAATAGGTTTCCATTGGATGATTTTGCCCAACAGTAGGCTAATATAAGTGTTGTGAGCGTGTTTatggtaggctaggctaagctatgatgttcagtaggttaggtgtaaTGAAGGCATTTGGATTTAAGATCTTTTCAGCTTAAGATGGGTTTATCAAGATATAACTAACACCAGTCATGGAAGATATATACTATTGAGGTTTCTGAATTAGTCatgaattttgtcatatttagatatttttgttcATAGATCTctatataaaatcacaaataagtaGAACTTTGCTTCCTTTTAcataactcttttaaaaaaaggctttgatTAATTTCTTTGTTCCTAAAGGATCATAAACTTTAGAACTATGTAAACGTCTCTATAGTAGGTTCTAAACAGAGCTGTAATCAATTAGAAAGGAAACATTGGATTTTATGGAATACACTGGCAGAATATTGAGCCTGTTAATTCACTTTCCAATGTTACATACcagcaaaatgatttttctttagtcAACTGacaagtgcttttaaaaattcagtaaattttttctgttttctaaattgcTCTTTTTTACccttggttttcttatttaacttctattatatgcacatttttaaatttagggtTGTCATTCTCTTTAGATCTATCTCTGGTTGCCTCAGTCattgcttccttttcttatagAAGTGATACACAAGAGCTAATAAATTTTATTGACTTCCTAGAGATGTTAGttcacatttgaattttaattagTCTGCTCTCTATATTCTTTTAGGTGTCCTTCAAGTAGTGAAGCAGTGTGTCCAGATTCCAGTTTTTGTGATGATTCGGCCGCGTGGAGGTGACTTTTTATATTCAGATCGTGAAGTTGAGGTGATGAAGGCTGACATTCGTCTTGCCAAGCTTTATGGTGCTGATGGTTTGGTATTTGGAGCATTGACTGAAGATGGACACATTGACAAAGAGTTGTGCATGTCCCTTGTGGGTAAGAATTTGTATCTGAGACCAAAAAGCCTCTAATGATGATTGCATTGAATACTTCTGAtattgaaactaacataacattgtgtgtcactgcaagtaaaaaaaaaaaacaatgcaattgCCAAACTGAATTCAGTCACACCTGCAGGCACTTATACTGACTTATTTTAAACAGTTATCTAGATGTCTGGGGCAGATCTAGGTATACGTTCTAGTCCTACTGACTCCTCAGTTGTTATGGATCAAGTTCTGCTGCTGTTCCTGGAAGGTTTAAGGGAAGTTTGCCTCGATTCCTTTAATCACTGCACCAAACACTTCAAAGGCTATTGCAGTTGTTGAAGATGGGGAGATGTGTAGAGGACAGAAGCATACTACTTATAATTCTAAGCCAAAGTATTTCTTGAAGATTCTCAGAGGGGTAAAAGTAATAGATGTAATGCTGCCTTTATAAATAACCagatcacataatttttatttagtctGGCTAAAGAATGGAtgaccattttttcttttaatgaaaatcagAGATTAATGGAAACATAAGAATTCTGAATTTGGAAGGCTGCCATTTTATTATCTTAGTTCACTGTCTTTGCTTCTTAGGAGAGgacagtataaaataaaaaagtcccaTCTAACATGGAAAATTCTATATACACCAACCAGTGACGATCTCTTCATTTATATTgttatttgactttatttttgtagcTATATGCCGTCCTCTGCCAGTCACTTTCCACCGAGGTGagtcatttccattttagaagTTCTTTTGAACGGTGTCAGTTTTCTAATTTTACCAAATGCCATAACTTTTTTATGGAACACATAAAGTGTTACAGTGTTACCAGTTGGTTTCTTTATAACTGTTATAAATTTAGAGATGCACAATTTGAAACTTAGTTATGAAAAGTTGTTAAAAGTAAATGCTGGTGTGGTGGGATAtaatagagggagagagtgggaatTGTCTACAAGTGTATGTACTTGTCACAGCATTCCAAGCAAGAATCCTGagattcattttttattagaCGCCTTAGATCATGTGCAACCCCCAAAAGAATAAAgtgctgtggggcacctgggtggtccagtcagttaagcgtccaacttcagctcaggtcatgatctcgcagtccgtgagttcgacctccgcgttgggctctgggctgatggctcggagcctggagcctgcttccgattctgtgtctccctctctctctgcccctcccccgttcatgctctgtctctctctgtctcaaaaatgaataaatgttaaaaaaaaaaattaaaaaaaaaaaagaataaagtgctgTGGCCAGTGAAATGAAATGTATTGCCTGGCTTAAGCCAGACAAGACCATTCTAGGAACTAGTGATGTGACCAGCTTTCCCAGATGAATATAAGATTCatgggcagaggtggggaaaggGGTGGATATCTGCATAAGAGTTGGTTACTattaggaaggaggaaagaagaaatagatgcTGGATAGTCAATGAACAGATGCTCACTATTGTGTACAAAAGTGCGTTATTGATAGCTTGTCTACATCAGAATGGTTTCTAAAATTATCTGAtagtttcatataaaaaatacttcttaTCTATAAATCAGGTAGTCCTAATTTCCGTACACTTTTGTTAAACCTTAGTAAAACTGAACAAGTCAATTTTGCCTGCAGAGGGCGCTCCGTTatatgtgaaaagaaagaagtcttcagtcaaaactttttttttacttgatataTGCATGAGAAATTGTTGAATGTTTTTCTGCCGTTTCGAGTAAGCATTCAAAGATTAGGATAAGAGTGGGCTCTGTCATTTGCATCTATTTACAGAAATTAGAGATAAAGCATTTGTTATTCTTGTTGCTTTTTGAAATGGATTATACCACCAGAAAACTGTTTTCTTGACTTGCTGTTTAGCAATGCTTCTCATAAACTAGCAATAACTAAAAGATGTTAGAATGTTTAAAATCCAGCACCTTGAGAGTAGccaaaaaaaagtttgtaaatatgaaaagtaattttaatcaGTAAACACTTATCTGAAAAGTATATAGTTTAAAATTTGACatgctaaataatttaaaaagtacatgtgtcatatagaatgtatttttctcttcttaaactaagaaaatcatttcaaatttcttttccttcaatacatttaacaaaaatatttttgtattttcaaaattttgcatTGTTGTAAGTTCTACATTGTTTTCACTCATGCATTTAATGAGATAGTATGATAATATAATCACTGGTGAGGCGCTgctacaaaaaaaggaaaaatctctgTGGTACATTTAGCTGCCTGCATACGCTAACGGGTAATGTAGAGGGGTCTAACCTTAATCTGCCATGGATTAGAACTTCCAAATCATGTAACAGTGCTGAGAACcaaagcagtttttatttttgaggttcCTAGTGCCACTTTCCTCCCTGAGGAGGAGAGAAGTCTCTTAGAAAGTAGAAGGGAATTACGAGTTTATATAGTCTGTTGTGAACAATTGTTGTACTGTGAGCCATAAGTATTTGGAGTAAATGGAATAGTACAAAATATTAATCAATAATGAGAATGTGAACCAAGGCCTTTTTAGGAAATAGTGTAATATTTGTCTCAAGTGAGGTTTGTCCAGTTTGTCTGAAGCCTTAGAGCAGTTTTCCAAATTTGAGTCACTTGCCTATCACATTTAGAGTGATTTGAGTGCTACCTGTGCAAATGTAtgtaataattttcattaaataaaatcttaagtgaattaaaaaaatttttttaatgtttatttatttttgagacagagtgcaaatgcggggggtggcagagagagagggagacacagaatctgaagcaggctccaggctctaagctgtcagcacagagcccgaagcagggctcaaactcaaaatggtgagatcatgacctgagctgaagtcagatgcttaaccaactgagccacccaggcgccccttaagtgaatttaaagagaaacttttatacctcatgaaaaatggaaatgtttcacTCTTAATCTGCGTTTAAGTAAATAAATCTGTTCAGGTGGGTACCATCTAAAATGTTCACACGTACCATGATGGTATGTAGACTGTGGTGTGCTGGTAAACTAGTTCTTGGACGAAGAGAGACCTGGTACATAGTATTTGTTGAGTTCTGTGGTTTAAATTCTCCCACCTTGACTGATTTCAGGCTGTCAGTGGATAATAATCATGCTTGCAGAACTCCTGAATATTTAACAGTTGGCTCTGGCTTGCCAATACAGGCTAGGTCCAGCACACCTCTGTGTGTATACTACATTTTGGAAAGCACTGTATTAGAGGATGTGTGTTCAAAATtcaaatcagttttatttatttcagcctTTGACATGGTTCATGATCCAGTGGCAGCTCTAGAGACCCTCTTAACCCTGGGATTTGAACGAGTATTGACCAGTGGATGTGACAGTTCGGCACTAGAAGGGCTACCCCTAATAAAGCGACTCATAGATCAGGTACACacagtttgtttcctttcttcctaactCTGTTGTGCTTGCTCCTGATATTCTGTTGTTCAGCGAGGTTATGAAGCTAATACTGACTTAATGATTACCCTATACAGAAAAGCAAGCAggcagaaatatatttatataattcttatttctttcacaTGAGCATTTTAGTGTTTAAGACTCTTGAAGTCAAATTGTAACCAGTGCTTAAGGTTTTGATCTAACTTGGATAACCACagccaattttatcttttctctgccATTAGCATtacattgttttaagccacatcATCTCACCGTCAGCCTATGTATACTCAGGGGATCccataaaaattttgaaataattatcacGTGGAAATGAATTCTAAACctaaaattatattcttctttCACCTCTCCCTATCTATCAGGATAGGAGGAAATATGTTTTACCCTTGTATGAATTTCCATGATGAGTTAGCATCATTTGTAGAGCAGGCAAATTTGTAATTgtggtttgtctgtttttctgaCACCAGTCCAGAGCCATTTTGAGTTAGTGAGTATGGACTTTGAGACAAGAGAGTTCTGGATTTAAGACTCAGATACTTATTTGATTTGTAATGTTGAGTAGATTATTCATCCTCTGTTCCTTTATGTGTGCAATTGAGAAAAGTTTAATACTTCCTTTATAGGGTTGTTCTGATGATTGGTAGAGAGAAGATATGTAAGAGCCTTAGCATAGTGCTTGACATATAATAGATCTTACTACAtgttagtttattattattacttctcctgttactaatatttttttggtgttCTGTATAGAAATCTAATTATGTTCACTTTCTTATagccatgaaaataattttcagaaatttcatcTAAGGATCTGATGTGACTTTGCTAGTCTGGAACTTACTGAttttacaagtatttattaagtatatattaaCTGCAGGGCATTTGTACTGTGGTGGTgacctgtgtgtatgtgtgtgtagtcACTGCCCTTGGAGTTTGTTGTACAACAGGCACTTTTAATAGAACAAGCAATTGTAATAGAGTGCTATAAAAAAAGGTACTaagtggcacctggctggctcggtagAGCATGCCACTCATTCGAgatagtgagttcaagccccacgttgggggtagagtttacttaaaaaaataatattttttttgagagagggaaagagcatgcgCAGAGCAaggagtgggcagagggagagggtgagagagaatcttaagcaggctccatgcccaacttCAGTCtcgcaactgtgagatcatgacctaagctgaaaccaagagtcagacatttgggggtgcctgggtggctcagtcaagtaagcttctgactttggcccaagtcatgatctcacaggtggtgggtttgagccccacatcaggctctgttttgacagctcggagcctggagcctgcttcggattctgtgtctccctctctgtctgcccctcccctgcttgcactctgtctctgtctctgactctctctctctctctctaaaataaatattaaaaaaaaaatttaagaggcagacatttgactgactgagtcacccaggtgcccacccactcttttttttttttttttttttaacttttaaaggtaCAAAGGGGCACATTTGAGAGGAATTAACCCCAGTTTTGGGCATGGAGTTGGCAGTAGTTAGCTCCCAGGAGAAGagtcacacacacattcatttgaGCAATGATTACAAGTTATCTGTGTAAAAGCAGGTAAGGGGAATAGGTGAATGCTTCATGCAGAAGAAATACTGTATACAAAGACCAGGAAAGAGTAACTTACTAAGATATTGAAGAAACCAGAATATTGGATGTAAAGAGAAGAATGCTGTCCACAGCCTTGAAAACTGTTGAGGAGTGTGTATTTTATCGTTGGGGCAG
The sequence above is drawn from the Panthera tigris isolate Pti1 chromosome D2, P.tigris_Pti1_mat1.1, whole genome shotgun sequence genome and encodes:
- the CUTC gene encoding copper homeostasis protein cutC homolog isoform X2 gives rise to the protein MSGAANGFLMEVCVDSVESAVNAERGGAGRIELCSGLLEGGTTPSMGVLQVVKQCVQIPVFVMIRPRGGDFLYSDREVEVMKADIRLAKLYGADGLVFGALTEDGHIDKELCMSLVAICRPLPVTFHRAFDMVHDPVAALETLLTLGFERVLTSGCDSSALEGLPLIKRLIDQAKGRIVVMPGGGITDRNLQRILEGSGATEFHCSARSARDSGMKFRNSSVAMGASLSSSEYSLKVTDVAQVRTLNAIAKNILV
- the CUTC gene encoding copper homeostasis protein cutC homolog isoform X1, producing MKRQGTSSERKRARIPSGKSGAANGFLMEVCVDSVESAVNAERGGAGRIELCSGLLEGGTTPSMGVLQVVKQCVQIPVFVMIRPRGGDFLYSDREVEVMKADIRLAKLYGADGLVFGALTEDGHIDKELCMSLVAICRPLPVTFHRAFDMVHDPVAALETLLTLGFERVLTSGCDSSALEGLPLIKRLIDQAKGRIVVMPGGGITDRNLQRILEGSGATEFHCSARSARDSGMKFRNSSVAMGASLSSSEYSLKVTDVAQVRTLNAIAKNILV
- the CUTC gene encoding copper homeostasis protein cutC homolog isoform X3, with protein sequence MEVCVDSVESAVNAERGGAGRIELCSGLLEGGTTPSMGVLQVVKQCVQIPVFVMIRPRGGDFLYSDREVEVMKADIRLAKLYGADGLVFGALTEDGHIDKELCMSLVAICRPLPVTFHRAFDMVHDPVAALETLLTLGFERVLTSGCDSSALEGLPLIKRLIDQAKGRIVVMPGGGITDRNLQRILEGSGATEFHCSARSARDSGMKFRNSSVAMGASLSSSEYSLKVTDVAQVRTLNAIAKNILV